A single region of the Streptomyces sp. NBC_00236 genome encodes:
- a CDS encoding MarR family winged helix-turn-helix transcriptional regulator: protein MRGVDVHGSERGSEPGATGGSGVDHEFLALELELAVFLRRARANSGEMAREVHPELEAAAYGLFVRLESAGRQRATDLASYFGVGKATMSRQLRALEDLGLVAREPDPADGRAFLVHLTDEGLARFRSVRDARRDRYVRKLADWDRTEVAELARLLHQLNARAES, encoded by the coding sequence ATGAGGGGTGTTGACGTGCACGGGAGCGAACGCGGGAGTGAACCCGGCGCAACCGGGGGAAGTGGTGTGGACCACGAGTTCCTCGCCCTGGAGCTGGAGTTGGCGGTCTTCCTGCGCCGTGCCCGGGCCAACTCCGGTGAAATGGCGCGCGAGGTGCACCCCGAACTGGAGGCGGCGGCCTACGGACTCTTCGTACGCCTGGAATCGGCCGGCCGTCAGCGGGCCACCGACCTCGCCTCCTACTTCGGCGTCGGCAAAGCCACGATGAGCCGTCAACTGCGCGCCCTGGAGGACCTCGGCCTGGTGGCCCGCGAGCCCGACCCGGCCGATGGGCGGGCCTTCCTCGTCCACCTCACAGACGAGGGCCTGGCCCGTTTCCGCAGCGTCCGGGACGCGCGCCGCGACCGCTATGTGCGCAAGCTCGCCGACTGGGACCGCACCGAGGTGGCGGAGCTGGCCCGGCTGCTGCACCAGTTGAACGCCCGCGCCGAGAGCTGA
- a CDS encoding protein phosphatase 2C domain-containing protein: MRIELATAAGAAGRPNEDWAATVLPASGQGGGLVLLDGVTPPRGDDGCAHSVPWFTARLGGALVELSGSRRDLPLQEILAESIRRTADTHRSLCDLSHVRTPQATVVMVRWDEAVIEHLVLSDSVLLFESPGGAVRAVLDDRLDRLPPGSLASEAAADALRNKEGGFFTAAADPAVADRAVTGRTPRAEVRAVAAMTDGASRWTEMFGEGDWAACLGVLHKEGPQGLIDRVRALEEADTDRTHLRRSKRHDDATAVYAQL, translated from the coding sequence ATGCGCATCGAACTCGCCACCGCCGCCGGCGCCGCCGGGCGTCCGAACGAGGACTGGGCGGCCACGGTCCTGCCCGCCTCCGGCCAGGGTGGAGGGCTCGTCCTGCTCGACGGGGTGACTCCGCCGCGAGGTGACGACGGTTGTGCGCACTCGGTCCCGTGGTTCACCGCGCGACTCGGTGGCGCCCTGGTCGAACTGTCGGGTTCGCGGCGGGATCTGCCGCTGCAAGAGATCCTCGCGGAGTCCATCCGGCGCACCGCCGACACGCACCGTTCCCTGTGTGACCTTTCTCACGTACGGACGCCGCAGGCAACGGTCGTGATGGTGCGTTGGGACGAGGCGGTGATCGAACACCTGGTGCTGTCCGACTCGGTGCTGCTGTTCGAGTCGCCGGGCGGCGCCGTCCGCGCCGTGCTGGACGACCGGCTCGACCGGCTGCCGCCGGGGTCGCTCGCCTCCGAGGCGGCCGCCGACGCGCTGCGGAACAAGGAGGGCGGCTTCTTCACCGCCGCCGCCGACCCGGCCGTCGCGGACCGCGCGGTCACCGGCCGGACGCCGCGCGCCGAGGTGCGGGCGGTTGCCGCGATGACGGACGGGGCGAGCCGCTGGACGGAGATGTTCGGCGAGGGCGACTGGGCGGCCTGCCTGGGAGTGCTCCACAAGGAGGGTCCCCAGGGGCTGATCGACCGGGTCCGGGCCCTGGAGGAAGCGGACACGGACCGTACGCACCTGCGGCGGAGCAAGCGCCACGACGACGCGACGGCGGTCTACGCGCAGCTCTGA
- a CDS encoding sensor histidine kinase: MQKKRPRSKGSKHSGSEVASSAPAESGRTVRVRSRLVAGVAVVGITVIAAGAPAALSASSDLTESQRLVTLAELNQQAIALAHSLADERDEVTAFIAAGREGKPGATSGSAGSRSARVDQQVDEIRDAASAVLRRDLSTIPSLRRDAISGKGTALEAHQAYTEVISKLHDLAEELADNTSPRAAEAVRAPLALGRATEQASATRGLLLAALAVPRKEPAEPQIDPFTGLPVQTQDEGETKEDRTRDELSGAAQQSRVGELSALADFDQAAGATARDKLSTTVTGPEVNNAEKYLAGLTDRPELSESDQKVSTKKLQAALSARIDRMRGVESALGTAQVQRLGELRDDDVTALELRIALLGGCLLIAVGVSTAVARTLTQPLAVLRIGAGRLAAEPETAEPVRYTGRNDEFAQVVRSINALHGRLHGLLHEFNGRFEKLEAERGELIAGREALTLQRAELQVHTADLTAQLEKLRNTVHHTFVNLSLRTLGLVERQLGVIESLEEREQDPERLGTLFKLDHMATVMRRHSENMLVLAGAEHGHGHPGPIPLVDVARAAVSEIERYERVTIQSLPPHAQIAGFAADDLSHLLAELLENATSFSPPDSHVQLSGWLLETGEVMLSVQDEGIGMSSVRMGELNTRLGDPSLFEAGEQSADGAGLGLQVTSLLAARHGVRVQLREQKGSGVTAVVVLPQALLPKAPPAATPPPVTALGDAPTLNLPGSVAEANSNALPRRTLALPGDPLIAAAEQTIAEAGPAAVPVPGPEDGSLAAPDHEPPVAAEPESPQAAQPAPEPEPPLPSESEAETTMQVRLPRVPEFEDVPEFTHAPAFGDGPETAAAGPYAIGPDRHERTADESVRPQPAPESAPAPRSAPVADALPGPRHPEPEPQAEPQAGRITDKGLPKRTPKVVRPASAPTPERTGSVDKEALRRRLGGFHQGAKDGRRDVEAEIAEATGPAGVTTRTEHTEQAGRTDGRSGETGDTVEEARS, translated from the coding sequence GTGCAGAAGAAGCGGCCTCGGAGCAAGGGCAGCAAGCACAGCGGTTCCGAGGTGGCGTCGTCGGCGCCGGCTGAGAGCGGGCGCACCGTGCGCGTGCGCAGCCGGCTCGTCGCGGGCGTCGCCGTCGTCGGGATCACCGTCATAGCCGCGGGAGCGCCCGCGGCCCTGAGCGCCTCCTCCGACCTGACGGAATCGCAGCGCCTGGTCACCCTCGCGGAGCTGAACCAGCAGGCCATCGCGCTGGCGCACTCCCTCGCCGACGAGCGCGACGAGGTCACCGCGTTCATCGCCGCCGGCCGGGAGGGCAAGCCCGGTGCGACGAGCGGTTCCGCGGGCAGCCGCAGCGCCCGCGTCGACCAGCAGGTGGACGAGATCCGGGACGCGGCCTCCGCAGTCCTGCGCCGCGACCTCTCCACCATCCCCTCCCTGCGCCGCGACGCCATCAGCGGCAAGGGCACGGCGCTTGAGGCCCACCAGGCGTACACCGAGGTCATCTCGAAGCTCCACGACCTCGCCGAGGAACTCGCGGACAACACCTCCCCGCGCGCCGCCGAGGCGGTCCGCGCCCCCCTCGCGCTCGGCCGGGCCACCGAACAGGCCTCCGCCACCCGCGGGCTGCTGCTCGCCGCGCTCGCCGTCCCCCGCAAGGAGCCGGCCGAGCCGCAGATCGACCCCTTCACCGGCCTGCCCGTCCAGACCCAGGACGAGGGCGAGACCAAGGAGGACCGCACCCGCGACGAGCTGAGCGGCGCCGCCCAGCAGTCCCGGGTCGGTGAACTCTCCGCCCTCGCCGACTTCGACCAGGCCGCCGGCGCCACCGCCCGCGACAAGCTGTCCACCACGGTCACCGGCCCCGAGGTCAACAACGCGGAGAAGTACCTCGCCGGGCTCACCGACCGCCCCGAGCTCTCCGAGTCCGACCAGAAGGTCAGCACCAAGAAGCTCCAGGCCGCCCTCTCCGCCCGGATCGACCGGATGCGCGGCGTCGAGTCCGCCCTCGGCACCGCCCAGGTGCAGCGGCTCGGGGAACTGCGCGACGACGACGTCACGGCGCTGGAACTGCGGATCGCGCTCCTCGGCGGCTGTCTGCTCATCGCCGTCGGCGTCTCCACCGCCGTGGCCCGCACCCTCACCCAGCCGCTCGCCGTCCTGCGGATCGGCGCCGGCCGCCTGGCCGCGGAGCCCGAGACGGCCGAACCGGTCCGCTACACCGGCCGCAACGACGAGTTCGCCCAGGTCGTCCGCTCCATCAACGCCCTGCACGGCCGGCTGCACGGACTGCTCCACGAGTTCAACGGACGGTTCGAGAAGCTGGAGGCCGAGCGCGGCGAACTGATCGCCGGCCGCGAGGCCCTCACCCTCCAGCGCGCCGAACTCCAGGTCCACACAGCGGACCTGACGGCGCAGCTGGAGAAGCTGAGGAACACCGTCCACCACACCTTCGTCAACCTGTCGCTGCGCACGCTCGGCCTCGTCGAGCGCCAGCTCGGAGTCATCGAGTCCCTGGAGGAGCGCGAACAGGACCCGGAGCGGCTCGGCACGCTGTTCAAGCTCGACCACATGGCCACCGTCATGCGCCGCCACAGCGAGAACATGCTGGTCCTCGCGGGCGCCGAGCACGGACACGGGCACCCCGGGCCGATCCCGCTGGTCGACGTGGCGCGCGCCGCGGTCAGCGAGATCGAGCGGTACGAGCGGGTCACCATCCAGTCCCTGCCGCCGCACGCCCAGATCGCCGGGTTCGCCGCCGACGACCTCAGCCACCTCCTCGCCGAACTCCTGGAGAACGCCACCTCGTTCTCCCCGCCGGACTCCCATGTCCAGCTCTCCGGCTGGCTGCTGGAGACCGGCGAGGTGATGCTCTCCGTGCAGGACGAGGGCATCGGTATGTCGTCCGTACGGATGGGTGAGCTCAACACCCGCCTCGGCGACCCGTCGCTCTTCGAGGCGGGTGAGCAGAGCGCGGACGGTGCCGGTCTCGGTCTCCAGGTGACCTCGCTGCTGGCCGCGCGCCACGGTGTACGGGTCCAGCTGCGCGAACAGAAGGGCAGCGGGGTGACCGCGGTCGTCGTGCTGCCCCAGGCCCTGCTCCCGAAGGCGCCCCCGGCCGCGACCCCGCCGCCGGTCACGGCCCTCGGGGACGCGCCCACGCTGAACCTCCCCGGATCGGTCGCCGAGGCCAACTCCAACGCGCTGCCGCGCCGCACCCTCGCCCTGCCCGGTGACCCGCTGATCGCGGCCGCCGAGCAGACGATCGCCGAGGCCGGCCCGGCCGCCGTTCCCGTACCCGGCCCGGAGGACGGGAGCCTGGCCGCCCCCGACCACGAGCCCCCGGTCGCCGCCGAGCCCGAGAGCCCGCAGGCGGCGCAGCCCGCACCGGAGCCCGAGCCCCCGCTGCCGTCGGAGTCCGAGGCCGAGACCACGATGCAGGTCCGGCTCCCTCGGGTGCCCGAATTCGAGGACGTCCCCGAGTTCACGCACGCCCCCGCCTTCGGGGACGGCCCGGAGACCGCGGCCGCCGGCCCGTACGCCATCGGCCCCGACCGCCACGAGCGCACCGCCGACGAGAGCGTCAGGCCGCAGCCGGCCCCCGAGTCCGCTCCGGCCCCCCGGTCCGCACCGGTGGCCGACGCGCTCCCGGGGCCGCGCCACCCCGAGCCGGAGCCGCAGGCCGAGCCGCAGGCCGGACGGATCACCGACAAGGGGCTGCCCAAGCGCACCCCCAAGGTCGTCAGGCCCGCGTCGGCCCCCACGCCCGAGCGCACCGGCAGCGTCGACAAGGAGGCCCTGCGCCGTCGGCTCGGCGGCTTCCACCAGGGCGCGAAGGACGGCCGCCGGGACGTCGAGGCGGAGATCGCCGAGGCCACCGGACCGGCCGGAGTCACCACACGTACCGAGCACACTGAGCAGGCCGGCCGAACCGATGGCCGATCCGGAGAGACGGGGGACACAGTCGAGGAGGCACGCAGTTGA
- a CDS encoding roadblock/LC7 domain-containing protein — translation MTAPSTFGLSTEARNLHWLLSNLVEEVPGVHSVTVVSSDGLMLLSSDPGHQVAPVAGRQDGPRGSSADLATIVSGIGSLTVGAAKLMDGGGVKQTMVAMDEGSVFVMSISDGSLLGVHATPDCDMSVIAYHMALFVGRAGHVLTPELRSELRKSMESAQ, via the coding sequence TTGACTGCGCCCAGCACATTCGGGCTGAGTACCGAGGCCCGGAACCTTCACTGGTTGCTGAGCAATCTGGTGGAGGAGGTGCCAGGGGTCCACTCGGTCACCGTCGTCTCGTCCGACGGACTCATGCTGCTCTCCTCCGACCCCGGCCACCAGGTCGCCCCGGTGGCAGGACGGCAGGACGGCCCCCGGGGCTCCAGCGCCGATCTGGCGACCATCGTCTCCGGCATCGGCAGCCTCACCGTCGGCGCCGCGAAGCTGATGGACGGCGGCGGCGTCAAGCAGACCATGGTCGCCATGGACGAGGGCAGCGTCTTCGTCATGTCGATCAGCGACGGCTCGCTGCTGGGTGTGCACGCCACCCCCGACTGCGACATGAGCGTCATCGCCTATCACATGGCGCTCTTCGTCGGCCGTGCCGGACACGTACTCACCCCCGAACTCCGCAGTGAGCTGCGCAAATCGATGGAGAGCGCCCAGTGA
- a CDS encoding DUF742 domain-containing protein, giving the protein MTHAAAEPARRLPVRGADKRPARVRPYSLTGGRTRFGHVLLVETFVAALDAPDERRELTNGNLASRVMPELQAIVEICRRMRTVAEISALLKMPLGVVRVLLSDLADQGKIRVYGTGHGTGQPDRALLERVLNGLRRL; this is encoded by the coding sequence GTGACCCACGCTGCTGCTGAACCCGCCCGCAGGCTCCCCGTGCGCGGGGCCGACAAACGGCCCGCGCGGGTGCGCCCGTACTCGCTCACCGGCGGCCGTACCCGCTTCGGCCACGTGCTGCTCGTCGAGACCTTCGTCGCGGCGCTCGACGCCCCCGACGAGCGCCGCGAACTGACGAACGGCAACCTGGCCTCGCGCGTCATGCCGGAGCTCCAGGCCATCGTCGAGATCTGCCGCCGGATGCGTACCGTCGCGGAGATCTCCGCCCTGCTGAAGATGCCGCTCGGTGTGGTCAGGGTGCTGCTCAGCGACTTGGCCGACCAGGGAAAGATCCGCGTGTACGGGACCGGTCACGGCACCGGCCAGCCCGACCGCGCACTGCTCGAAAGGGTGCTCAATGGACTCCGTCGTCTCTGA
- a CDS encoding GTP-binding protein has product MDSVVSESPLFAPRQPGPKDQAEESLQAWQLDRTRAPTATKIVVAGGFGVGKTTFVGSVSEITPLKTEAMMTQASEETDDLSATPDKVTTTVAMDFGRLTLDDDLVLYVFGSPGQQRFWFMWDDLVRGAIGAVVMADTRRLADCFPALDYFESCGLPYIVAVNHFEGTPGFEAEDVREALTVPPHVPVVIMDARNRITVVESLLALVGHALDNTPA; this is encoded by the coding sequence ATGGACTCCGTCGTCTCTGAGTCGCCGCTGTTCGCCCCGCGCCAGCCGGGGCCGAAGGACCAGGCCGAGGAATCGCTCCAGGCCTGGCAGCTCGACCGCACCAGGGCCCCGACCGCCACGAAGATAGTGGTCGCGGGCGGCTTCGGCGTGGGCAAGACCACCTTCGTGGGCTCGGTCTCCGAGATCACCCCGCTGAAGACCGAAGCGATGATGACCCAGGCCAGCGAGGAGACCGACGACCTCAGCGCCACGCCCGACAAGGTCACCACGACCGTCGCGATGGACTTCGGCCGCCTCACGCTCGACGACGACCTCGTGCTGTACGTCTTCGGCTCACCGGGTCAGCAGCGCTTCTGGTTCATGTGGGACGACCTCGTACGCGGCGCGATCGGCGCGGTCGTGATGGCCGACACCCGCCGCCTCGCCGACTGCTTCCCCGCCCTCGACTACTTCGAGAGCTGCGGGCTGCCGTACATCGTGGCCGTCAACCACTTCGAGGGAACACCCGGGTTCGAGGCCGAAGACGTCCGGGAGGCCCTGACCGTCCCTCCGCACGTGCCTGTTGTGATCATGGACGCGCGTAACAGGATCACCGTCGTCGAGTCGCTGCTGGCCCTGGTGGGCCACGCTCTCGACAACACCCCGGCATAG
- a CDS encoding styrene monooxygenase/indole monooxygenase family protein produces MRKILIVGAGQSGLQLALGLQSRGYEVTLMSNRTADEIRSGRVMSTQCMFHTALQHERDYQLNFWESQAPRIEGLGVSVAAPDSSRAVDWVGKLDGFAQSVDQRVKMAGWMDTFAQRGGQLVIHGAAVSDLDYFSRTYDLVMVSAGKGELVSMFGRDASRSPYDAPQRALAVAYVHGMGPRPEHPEFDAVRCNLVPGVGELFVMPTLTTSGRADILFWEGVPGGPLDAFQGIKDPSEHLAKTLELMEKFTPWEYARATKVELTDANGTLAGRYAPTVRKPIGRLPGGGLVLGVADVVVANDPITGQGSNSASKCANAYLDSIIEHGDRAFDAEWMQATFDRYWETAQHVTKWTNAMLGVPPEHVLNLIGAAGQLQPVADRFANGFNNPADFENFFYEPEKTNAYLASVSGA; encoded by the coding sequence ATGCGGAAGATACTCATAGTCGGAGCCGGCCAGTCCGGGCTCCAGCTCGCCCTCGGACTGCAGTCCAGAGGCTACGAAGTCACCCTCATGTCCAACCGCACGGCCGACGAGATCCGCTCCGGCCGGGTCATGTCGACGCAGTGCATGTTCCACACCGCGCTCCAGCACGAGCGGGACTACCAGCTCAACTTCTGGGAGTCCCAGGCCCCGCGCATCGAGGGCCTCGGCGTCTCGGTGGCCGCGCCCGACTCCTCGCGCGCCGTCGACTGGGTCGGCAAGCTGGACGGGTTCGCCCAGTCCGTGGACCAGCGCGTGAAGATGGCCGGCTGGATGGACACCTTCGCCCAGCGCGGCGGACAGCTCGTCATCCACGGTGCGGCCGTCTCGGACCTGGACTACTTCTCCCGCACCTACGACCTGGTGATGGTCTCGGCCGGCAAGGGCGAGCTCGTCTCCATGTTCGGCCGGGACGCCTCCCGTTCGCCGTACGACGCCCCGCAGCGCGCCCTGGCCGTCGCGTACGTCCACGGCATGGGCCCGCGCCCCGAGCACCCCGAGTTCGACGCGGTCCGCTGCAACCTCGTACCGGGCGTCGGCGAGCTCTTCGTGATGCCGACCCTGACCACGTCCGGCCGCGCCGACATCCTGTTCTGGGAGGGCGTGCCGGGCGGACCGCTCGACGCCTTCCAGGGCATCAAGGACCCCTCGGAGCACCTCGCCAAGACGCTGGAGCTCATGGAGAAGTTCACCCCGTGGGAGTACGCGCGCGCCACCAAGGTCGAACTGACCGACGCCAACGGCACCCTGGCGGGCCGTTACGCCCCGACCGTCCGCAAGCCGATCGGCCGGCTCCCCGGCGGCGGCCTGGTGCTCGGGGTCGCGGACGTCGTCGTCGCCAACGACCCGATCACCGGTCAGGGCTCGAACTCGGCCTCCAAGTGTGCGAACGCCTACCTGGACTCGATCATCGAGCACGGCGACCGCGCGTTCGACGCGGAGTGGATGCAGGCCACGTTCGACCGCTACTGGGAGACCGCCCAGCACGTCACGAAGTGGACGAACGCCATGCTCGGGGTTCCGCCGGAGCACGTGCTGAACCTGATCGGCGCCGCCGGCCAGCTCCAGCCCGTCGCGGACCGCTTCGCCAACGGGTTCAACAACCCGGCGGACTTCGAGAACTTCTTCTACGAGCCCGAGAAGACGAACGCGTACCTCGCCTCGGTGTCCGGGGCCTGA
- a CDS encoding YozE family protein gives MPQSQSFTAWLKTHVKADTAVGDLARDVSADPDWPSGKQLKGQCEYLRARGAMPAAVSTLERAWALYRDRAS, from the coding sequence ATGCCTCAATCCCAAAGCTTCACTGCGTGGTTGAAGACTCACGTCAAGGCAGACACCGCCGTAGGCGACCTGGCCCGCGACGTATCCGCAGATCCTGACTGGCCGAGCGGCAAGCAGCTCAAGGGCCAGTGTGAGTACCTGCGAGCCCGGGGAGCGATGCCCGCAGCCGTGAGCACACTGGAGCGAGCTTGGGCGCTGTACCGCGACCGGGCTAGCTGA
- a CDS encoding AAA family ATPase, protein MAHGVRGHSLMADPTRGPFCVLMAGLPGSGKTTLSRALTARGFVRLCPDEEMFRRHGVYGVDFPRGTFPTLERPVLEDIELELSAQLRAGRNVVVDHGFWTPQDRAHWQSVAVDAGALSVLVYLEANHEELWTRVSRRNSQHEADPNSIYFSESDLARYRTRFVPPQADEPHVLYTGDPGSVLKALEGTGLQGC, encoded by the coding sequence ATGGCTCACGGAGTCAGAGGTCACTCGCTGATGGCAGATCCGACCCGTGGGCCCTTCTGTGTCCTGATGGCGGGCCTCCCTGGCTCAGGCAAAACCACGCTCTCCCGTGCTCTCACGGCGCGCGGGTTCGTCCGGTTGTGCCCAGACGAGGAGATGTTCCGTCGGCATGGTGTGTACGGGGTCGACTTTCCCCGAGGTACCTTCCCGACGTTGGAGCGCCCGGTGCTCGAAGACATCGAATTGGAGCTCAGCGCGCAACTTCGGGCGGGACGCAACGTGGTGGTGGATCACGGCTTCTGGACCCCGCAGGACCGCGCGCACTGGCAGTCGGTGGCCGTAGACGCAGGCGCACTGTCGGTGCTCGTCTATCTAGAGGCGAATCACGAAGAACTCTGGACGCGGGTGTCCAGGCGGAATTCTCAGCACGAAGCGGATCCCAACTCGATCTACTTCTCAGAGAGCGACCTGGCCCGTTACCGAACCAGGTTTGTCCCGCCTCAGGCTGATGAGCCTCACGTCCTCTACACCGGTGACCCTGGCTCGGTGCTCAAGGCACTTGAAGGCACTGGATTGCAGGGGTGCTAG
- a CDS encoding GntR family transcriptional regulator has product MSEQVGNRAPYARIAAHYTELISSGRLQPGELLPSIKTLAQEWGVSTATAEKALRQLRTEGLVRGIHGIGTEVVDRPTPMSSGAQRQDRGRRSGSSWGAGERSDSHEASVVSAPADVAEALDIAPGADVIRRRRVYRDRRGIVAHSTSWIPIEHGRLVPQLAESQRLTGGTSLQLIAQATGRPITRRIDAASARLLTAEDAELLELNSTNPPSEPVVVMTAKFIDSTDRVVEYGVDLGGPGRTWLTESEVTR; this is encoded by the coding sequence GTGTCGGAGCAGGTCGGTAATCGGGCCCCGTACGCACGGATCGCCGCCCACTACACAGAATTGATCAGCTCGGGGCGGCTGCAGCCCGGGGAGCTGCTGCCCAGCATCAAGACGCTGGCGCAGGAGTGGGGGGTCAGTACGGCGACTGCCGAGAAGGCCTTGAGGCAGCTCCGCACTGAAGGGCTCGTACGGGGCATCCACGGCATCGGCACCGAGGTCGTTGACCGTCCCACCCCCATGTCCTCGGGAGCTCAGCGGCAGGATCGGGGACGTCGCAGCGGTTCGAGCTGGGGGGCAGGCGAGCGGTCCGACTCCCACGAAGCGTCCGTGGTCTCGGCGCCGGCCGACGTGGCGGAGGCGCTGGACATCGCTCCGGGGGCGGACGTGATCCGCCGCAGGCGCGTCTACCGCGATCGGCGCGGCATCGTCGCGCACTCCACATCCTGGATTCCGATTGAGCACGGAAGGCTCGTGCCTCAGTTGGCTGAGAGCCAGCGCCTGACCGGTGGCACGTCGTTGCAGCTCATCGCCCAGGCCACAGGGCGGCCGATCACTCGTCGCATTGACGCAGCGTCAGCGCGTCTACTGACTGCGGAAGATGCGGAGCTTCTGGAACTGAACTCCACGAACCCGCCCAGTGAACCCGTGGTCGTCATGACCGCAAAGTTCATCGACAGCACTGACCGCGTTGTTGAATACGGTGTGGACCTCGGCGGCCCAGGCAGGACATGGCTCACGGAGTCAGAGGTCACTCGCTGA
- a CDS encoding helix-turn-helix domain-containing protein, with protein sequence MTKPPIDPRATLRAGLPDRYLTPEDIAVMLAVPIETVYHWRKRRIGPPGFRVGRHVRYDPAAVRDWIDQQTDRDTA encoded by the coding sequence GTGACCAAGCCCCCGATCGACCCCCGCGCAACGCTCAGAGCTGGACTCCCGGACCGCTACCTGACCCCCGAAGACATCGCCGTGATGCTCGCCGTACCGATCGAGACCGTCTACCACTGGCGCAAGCGCCGCATCGGCCCACCCGGCTTCCGCGTCGGCCGACACGTCCGCTACGACCCCGCCGCAGTCCGCGACTGGATCGACCAGCAGACCGACCGCGACACCGCCTGA
- a CDS encoding tyrosine-type recombinase/integrase has product MAGHIQDRWYKTKTTDGKTTRVKTDRHGSGLRYRARYIGPDGTEKSKSFPDGQKRLADGWLSQIEADMTRGQYVDPRAGRLTFRQYAEKWLKSLGSEPSTVDSVRSQLTLHAFPYIGSRPLGSFQPEHIREWVATMEERGVPGSYGRAIYANIRAVLSAAVDDGYLSRNPCSVRSVKQPTVEPKKVVPWSTERVFAVQDALPERYQAMVDLGAGCGMRQGEILGIAVDAIDFEEDTLHVVQQLKLSSSKPVFALPKGGKVRRVPLPGPVAAALRAHMKRWPPVEITLPWRRANGPKVTKRLILSAPRGGHVWRTSLNDGAWKPALVAAGVIPKPETEEDAYAAAREHGMHALRHFYASALLDGGENIKAVSEYLGHSDPALTLRVYAHLMPSSQERTRKAIAVAYDRAPRRA; this is encoded by the coding sequence ATGGCTGGCCATATCCAAGACCGCTGGTACAAGACCAAGACCACCGATGGCAAGACCACCCGCGTCAAGACCGACCGCCACGGCTCGGGCCTCCGCTACCGGGCCCGCTACATCGGCCCCGACGGGACTGAGAAGTCCAAGAGCTTCCCCGACGGGCAGAAGCGACTCGCCGACGGCTGGCTGTCTCAGATCGAGGCGGACATGACGCGCGGGCAGTACGTTGACCCGCGCGCCGGCCGACTGACCTTCCGGCAGTACGCCGAGAAGTGGCTCAAGTCGTTGGGCTCCGAACCGAGCACGGTGGACTCCGTGCGGTCTCAGCTCACCCTGCATGCCTTCCCGTACATCGGGTCCCGGCCGCTCGGGTCCTTCCAGCCCGAGCACATCCGGGAGTGGGTGGCGACGATGGAGGAGCGCGGCGTTCCGGGATCGTACGGCCGCGCGATCTACGCCAACATCCGGGCGGTTCTCAGCGCGGCCGTGGACGACGGATACCTCAGCCGGAACCCGTGCTCGGTTCGCTCGGTCAAGCAGCCGACGGTTGAGCCCAAGAAGGTCGTCCCGTGGTCCACGGAGCGCGTATTCGCCGTGCAGGACGCCTTGCCGGAGCGCTATCAGGCGATGGTCGACCTGGGGGCGGGATGCGGGATGCGGCAGGGCGAGATTCTGGGCATTGCAGTCGACGCCATCGACTTCGAGGAGGACACCCTTCACGTGGTGCAGCAGCTCAAGTTGAGCAGCAGCAAGCCCGTCTTCGCTCTGCCCAAGGGCGGGAAAGTGCGAAGGGTTCCGTTGCCGGGCCCGGTGGCCGCTGCTCTGCGGGCGCATATGAAGCGCTGGCCGCCGGTTGAGATCACGTTGCCGTGGCGCCGGGCCAACGGACCGAAGGTGACCAAGCGCCTGATCCTGAGTGCTCCCCGGGGCGGCCACGTCTGGCGCACGTCACTCAATGACGGCGCCTGGAAGCCCGCTCTGGTGGCCGCCGGGGTCATCCCGAAGCCGGAGACCGAGGAGGACGCCTACGCCGCCGCACGCGAGCACGGAATGCACGCCCTGCGGCACTTCTACGCGTCGGCGCTGCTGGACGGCGGGGAGAACATCAAGGCGGTCAGCGAGTACCTGGGGCACAGCGACCCCGCGCTGACACTGCGGGTCTACGCGCACCTGATGCCGAGCAGTCAGGAGCGCACCCGCAAGGCCATCGCCGTGGCCTACGACCGGGCCCCGCGCCGGGCCTGA